A section of the Bifidobacterium sp. ESL0728 genome encodes:
- a CDS encoding ABC transporter ATP-binding protein, whose translation MKKNKAGKPGVPAVQKAPKGTTKRLLGYIFHYRWQCVVVIIGILVCACTQSLPSFVLQPLIDNCIMPFIHAQTPDWGPLIHMTIIVGSIYALGMVCSFIWNYMVVGIEQGVLKTVRDEMFEHQQKLPIRYFDTHEHGDMMSRYTNDTDTLRQMVSQAMPQLLISGASVVAALLAMLWLSVPFTIFTVVFIVLMMLLVRVIVSRSGRYFMRQQENIGDVNAFVEESVNGQKVIKVFNHENATQSVFDQKNEALFEASSKANIYANITMPVIGNMGNVLYVLLAIVGGVAGINGWFNFGISGSGTLTLGMIVSFLTLSKALINPISQISSQINMIMMALAGAARIFNLIDEPVESDNGTVRLVSVELGSDGCTMTETDHETGHWAWKRAADDDGTRSLEAAKKLKGSAREVALKAHEKAITSPDGRLTLLRGDVRFTNVSFGYNPDKTVLHDITWFAKPGQKMALVGATGAGKTTITNLINRFYDVQEGQILYDGIDVNNIKKADLRRSLGIVLQDVNLFTGTVLDNIRYGKLDATDEECVDAAKRTNADGFIRMLPQGYNTVLQGDGSGLSQGQRQLISIARAAVADPPAMILDEATSSIDTRTEEVVEQGMDALMNGRTVFVIAHRLSTVRNSDIIMVLDHGRIIERGTHEQLIAQHGEYYQLYTGKLELE comes from the coding sequence GTGAAGAAGAACAAGGCCGGCAAGCCCGGCGTGCCCGCGGTCCAGAAGGCGCCGAAGGGCACCACCAAGCGGCTGCTCGGCTATATCTTCCACTACCGCTGGCAATGCGTCGTCGTGATCATCGGCATTCTGGTGTGCGCCTGCACCCAGTCACTGCCCTCGTTCGTGCTGCAGCCGCTGATCGACAACTGCATCATGCCCTTCATCCACGCGCAAACCCCGGATTGGGGGCCGCTGATTCATATGACCATCATCGTCGGCTCGATCTACGCGCTGGGTATGGTCTGCTCGTTCATCTGGAACTATATGGTCGTCGGCATTGAGCAGGGCGTCCTGAAGACGGTGCGTGACGAGATGTTCGAGCACCAGCAGAAGCTGCCGATCCGCTACTTCGACACCCACGAGCACGGCGACATGATGAGCCGTTACACCAACGACACCGACACCCTGCGCCAGATGGTCTCGCAGGCCATGCCGCAGCTCTTGATTTCCGGGGCGTCCGTGGTGGCGGCGCTGCTGGCGATGCTTTGGCTTTCCGTGCCGTTCACCATTTTCACCGTCGTTTTCATCGTGCTGATGATGCTTTTGGTGCGGGTGATCGTCAGCCGTTCCGGGCGCTACTTCATGCGCCAGCAGGAGAACATCGGCGACGTCAACGCGTTCGTCGAGGAATCCGTCAACGGGCAGAAAGTCATCAAGGTCTTCAACCACGAGAACGCCACGCAGAGCGTTTTCGATCAGAAGAACGAAGCGCTTTTCGAAGCCTCCTCCAAGGCCAACATCTACGCGAACATCACCATGCCGGTGATCGGCAACATGGGCAACGTACTTTACGTGCTCTTGGCCATCGTCGGCGGCGTTGCCGGCATCAACGGCTGGTTCAACTTCGGCATCTCCGGTTCCGGCACGCTGACGTTGGGCATGATCGTTTCGTTCTTGACGCTTTCCAAGGCCCTGATCAACCCGATCAGCCAGATCTCCTCGCAGATCAACATGATCATGATGGCGCTCGCCGGCGCCGCCCGTATCTTCAACCTGATCGACGAACCGGTGGAATCCGACAACGGCACCGTACGTCTCGTGAGCGTCGAACTCGGCTCCGACGGCTGCACAATGACCGAAACCGATCACGAGACCGGCCATTGGGCCTGGAAACGCGCCGCGGACGACGACGGCACGCGCTCGCTGGAAGCCGCCAAGAAGCTCAAGGGTTCGGCCCGTGAGGTGGCCCTGAAGGCGCACGAAAAGGCGATTACCTCGCCCGACGGCCGCCTGACGCTGTTGCGCGGCGACGTGCGCTTCACCAACGTCTCGTTCGGCTACAATCCCGACAAGACCGTTTTGCATGACATTACGTGGTTCGCCAAACCGGGGCAGAAGATGGCCTTGGTCGGAGCCACCGGCGCGGGCAAGACCACCATCACCAACCTCATCAACCGCTTCTATGATGTCCAGGAAGGTCAGATTCTCTACGACGGCATCGATGTGAACAACATCAAGAAGGCCGATTTGCGCCGCTCGTTGGGTATCGTGCTGCAGGATGTGAATCTTTTCACAGGAACTGTGCTCGACAACATCCGTTATGGCAAACTCGACGCCACCGATGAGGAATGCGTCGACGCGGCCAAGCGTACCAACGCCGACGGCTTCATCCGCATGCTGCCGCAAGGCTACAACACCGTGCTTCAGGGCGATGGTTCCGGCCTTTCGCAGGGCCAGCGCCAGCTGATCTCCATCGCGCGCGCCGCCGTGGCCGATCCACCCGCCATGATCCTGGACGAGGCGACCAGCTCCATCGACACCCGCACCGAGGAGGTCGTGGAACAGGGCATGGACGCGCTGATGAACGGCCGCACCGTCTTCGTCATCGCCCATCGTCTCTCCACCGTGCGCAATTCCGACATCATCATGGTGCTCGACCATGGCCGCATCATCGAGCGCGGCACCCACGAGCAGCTCATCGCCCAGCACGGCGAATACTACCAGCTCTACACCGGCAAACTCGAGCTGGAGTAG
- a CDS encoding MFS transporter produces the protein MAAETQSEIVATPPNLAPDTQKPLEHKIRFATGFALVSILWAIPFSMGSGVLLPQVFSGIKGISAEGALGTMNAVSSIFALVSNIVFGTFSDVSKFKIGKRTPWIVAGGIIGAAGYFLTAHSTSLVWMVIGWCIVQVGINCLIAPAVAVLSDRIPEDVRGTFSALYGAGQIVGMQAGNFIGSFFLTKLNTGLTIGTCVFLFSGIITVLIWPREKSAENNTKATSASDVLKSFIPPTKNCRDFYLALFGRLAFVIGTFMISGYQLLILERYIHLSVKAAGTAMQIMSIITLIATILASVVSGPLSDFLHRRKFIVAIACVIIALGMLVAWLIPTTTGIYIYATLAGLGNGCYMSVDQALNVDVLPNPKEAGKDLGILNLANTIGQALAPAFTTMFIGITGGYKGVFPVAIVFLLVGTIFIMMIRKVK, from the coding sequence ATGGCCGCAGAAACACAATCAGAAATAGTTGCGACGCCACCGAATCTGGCGCCTGACACCCAAAAACCACTGGAACACAAGATCCGCTTCGCCACGGGCTTCGCGCTGGTCTCAATCCTGTGGGCCATCCCCTTCAGCATGGGTTCTGGCGTACTGCTGCCGCAGGTCTTCTCCGGCATCAAAGGCATCTCCGCTGAGGGTGCGCTCGGCACAATGAACGCCGTCAGCTCGATCTTCGCACTGGTTTCCAACATCGTCTTCGGCACCTTCTCCGATGTCTCCAAGTTCAAAATCGGCAAGCGTACCCCTTGGATCGTCGCCGGCGGCATCATCGGGGCTGCAGGTTACTTCCTCACCGCCCATTCGACCTCACTGGTCTGGATGGTCATCGGCTGGTGCATCGTTCAGGTCGGCATCAACTGCCTGATCGCCCCCGCCGTCGCAGTGCTTTCCGACCGTATCCCCGAAGATGTGCGCGGCACCTTCTCCGCCCTTTACGGCGCCGGCCAGATCGTCGGCATGCAGGCCGGCAACTTCATCGGCAGCTTCTTCCTGACCAAGCTCAACACCGGTCTGACCATCGGCACCTGCGTCTTCCTCTTCTCCGGCATCATCACCGTGCTGATCTGGCCGCGTGAGAAGTCCGCGGAGAACAACACCAAGGCCACTTCGGCTTCCGATGTCCTCAAGTCCTTCATCCCGCCGACCAAGAACTGCCGCGACTTCTATCTCGCCCTGTTCGGCCGTCTCGCCTTTGTTATCGGCACGTTCATGATCTCCGGCTACCAGCTGCTGATTCTCGAACGTTACATCCACCTGAGCGTCAAGGCAGCCGGCACCGCCATGCAGATCATGTCGATCATCACCTTGATCGCCACCATCCTCGCTTCTGTGGTTTCCGGCCCGCTTTCCGACTTCCTGCACCGTCGCAAGTTCATTGTGGCCATCGCCTGCGTCATCATCGCCTTGGGCATGCTCGTGGCATGGCTCATACCTACCACCACCGGCATCTACATCTACGCGACGCTCGCCGGCCTTGGCAACGGCTGCTACATGTCTGTCGACCAGGCGCTGAACGTAGACGTGCTGCCCAACCCGAAGGAAGCCGGCAAAGACCTAGGCATCCTGAACCTCGCCAACACCATCGGCCAGGCTCTCGCCCCCGCCTTCACCACCATGTTCATCGGCATCACCGGCGGCTACAAGGGCGTCTTCCCTGTCGCCATCGTCTTCCTGCTGGTCGGCACGATCTTCATCATGATGATCCGCAAGGTCAAGTAA
- a CDS encoding ABC transporter ATP-binding protein, with protein MSKALDAPQNTQVTTTDQEHPKHLIRTLLHSLREYKRESLLAPAFVMVESVLEIVIPTIMAQLIDQGVSGGSMPAIWKFGLILLGCAILSLFAGFMSGRYAAIGSSGFAKNLRHDLFEKVQGFSFTNIDRFSTGSIITRLTTDVTNIQFAFQMIIRVAVRAPMMVIVAWIFSFRISHSISMVFLVIIPILGVALTGLALSVHPIFEKVFHTYDHLNNIVDENLQGIRVVKSYDREEHEDRKFGRVSKRIFEYFCRAEHVMAFNWPILNTCIYGAMLIISWMATKQIVVAHNNPALGLTTGDLTALVTYAMQILMSLNMVSMIVVMVVISRADAERICQVLNEVSTVRDNSHPITNVPDGSIKFNDVTFRYSEGSERPVLEDINLDIKAGKTVGIVGGTGSSKSSLVQLIPRLYDVSSGSLEVGGHDVRDYDLVALRDAVAMVLQKNVLFTGTIAENIRWGNPEASDEDVVRVCKLAQADGFIREFPKGYDTYIEEGGSNVSGGQRQRLCIARALLKKPKILILDDSTSAVDTKTDKLIRDAFATEIPDTTKIIIAQRLASVQESDEIIVMEEGHILDHGTHDELLKTCEEYRSIYDSQTKNQGKGDDDDE; from the coding sequence ATGAGCAAGGCACTTGATGCTCCCCAGAACACGCAGGTGACAACAACGGATCAGGAACACCCCAAACATCTGATTCGTACGTTGCTGCATAGTCTTCGCGAATACAAACGTGAAAGCCTGTTGGCTCCGGCTTTTGTGATGGTGGAGAGCGTTCTTGAGATCGTGATTCCCACCATCATGGCCCAGCTGATCGATCAGGGCGTCTCCGGCGGTTCGATGCCGGCGATCTGGAAGTTCGGCCTCATCCTGCTGGGTTGCGCCATTCTCTCCCTGTTCGCAGGGTTCATGTCCGGGCGTTACGCGGCCATCGGCTCGTCCGGTTTCGCCAAGAACCTGCGCCATGATCTGTTCGAGAAAGTGCAAGGCTTCAGCTTCACCAACATCGACCGGTTCTCCACCGGTTCCATCATCACCAGGCTCACCACCGATGTCACCAACATCCAGTTCGCGTTCCAGATGATCATCCGCGTCGCGGTTCGCGCCCCGATGATGGTCATCGTCGCATGGATCTTCTCGTTCAGGATCAGCCATTCAATTTCGATGGTATTCCTGGTCATCATCCCGATTCTGGGTGTGGCGTTGACGGGGCTGGCGCTTTCCGTCCATCCGATCTTCGAGAAGGTCTTCCATACCTACGACCACCTGAACAACATCGTCGACGAGAACCTGCAGGGCATCCGCGTCGTGAAGTCCTATGACCGCGAGGAGCATGAGGACCGCAAGTTCGGCCGCGTCTCGAAGCGAATCTTCGAGTACTTCTGCCGTGCCGAACATGTGATGGCCTTCAACTGGCCGATCCTCAACACCTGCATCTACGGCGCGATGCTCATCATCTCCTGGATGGCCACCAAGCAGATCGTCGTGGCGCACAACAACCCGGCGCTGGGCCTGACCACCGGCGACCTGACTGCGCTGGTCACCTACGCCATGCAGATCCTGATGTCGCTGAATATGGTCTCGATGATTGTGGTCATGGTCGTCATCTCCCGTGCGGACGCCGAACGTATCTGCCAGGTGCTGAACGAAGTGAGCACGGTGCGCGACAACAGCCATCCGATTACCAACGTCCCCGACGGCTCCATCAAGTTCAACGATGTCACCTTCCGGTATTCAGAAGGCTCTGAACGACCGGTGCTTGAAGACATCAACCTCGACATCAAAGCCGGCAAGACTGTCGGTATCGTCGGCGGTACAGGCTCGTCCAAGTCAAGCCTGGTACAGCTTATCCCGCGGCTTTACGACGTGTCGTCCGGCTCGCTTGAGGTCGGCGGGCACGATGTGCGCGATTACGACCTGGTCGCGTTGCGCGATGCCGTCGCCATGGTCTTGCAGAAGAACGTGCTCTTCACCGGAACCATCGCCGAGAACATTCGCTGGGGCAACCCCGAAGCCAGCGACGAGGACGTGGTGCGCGTCTGCAAGCTCGCGCAGGCCGACGGGTTCATCCGCGAATTCCCGAAGGGCTACGACACCTATATCGAGGAAGGCGGATCCAATGTTTCCGGCGGGCAGAGGCAACGTCTATGTATCGCCCGCGCGTTGCTCAAGAAGCCGAAGATCTTGATTCTCGACGATTCCACCAGCGCCGTCGATACCAAGACGGACAAGTTGATTCGCGATGCGTTTGCCACGGAAATCCCCGATACCACGAAGATCATCATCGCCCAGAGGCTCGCTTCCGTGCAGGAATCCGACGAGATTATCGTCATGGAGGAAGGCCATATCCTCGACCACGGCACGCACGACGAGCTCTTGAAGACATGCGAGGAATACCGTTCGATTTACGATTCCCAGACGAAGAACCAGGGTAAGGGGGATGATGACGATGAGTGA
- a CDS encoding MFS transporter, translated as MDSTIQVTKSNLAPDTQKPLQNKVRFALGFVMVSVLWAAPFAMGSGVLLPETFKHLSGVSAENAVSTMSSVSVIFALVANIVFGTLSDISKFKIGKRTPWIVAGGVIGAAGYLLTAESKTLLWIVIGWCIVQIGINCLIAPAVAVLSDRIPEDVRGTYSALYGAGQIVGMQVGNFVGSFFLSHLNTGLVVGTCIFLFSGILTVLIWPREQSAEHNDKATSAGDIARSFIPPTKNSRDFYLALIGRFTFTVGCFMISGFQLLILERYIHLSTADAGHATQVIAIITVVTTIIAAAFSGPISDYLQRRKVIVSIACIIIALGMFVVWLMPTTTGIYIYAALAGIGNGCYMSVDQALNVDVLPNPKEAGKDLGILNLSNTVGQAIAPWCTSLFISLSGGYKGVFPVAIAFLLVGTIFIMMIRKVK; from the coding sequence ATGGACTCAACAATACAGGTCACCAAATCGAACCTGGCGCCGGATACCCAAAAGCCATTGCAGAACAAAGTACGTTTCGCATTGGGCTTCGTCATGGTTTCCGTCCTCTGGGCAGCGCCCTTTGCCATGGGCTCCGGCGTGCTGCTTCCCGAGACGTTCAAACACCTTTCCGGCGTCTCCGCTGAAAATGCCGTCAGCACCATGAGTTCGGTCAGCGTCATCTTCGCGCTCGTCGCCAACATCGTATTCGGAACGCTTTCCGACATTTCCAAGTTCAAGATCGGCAAGCGCACCCCATGGATCGTTGCAGGTGGCGTCATCGGCGCCGCCGGCTATCTGCTCACCGCTGAATCGAAGACCCTTCTGTGGATCGTCATCGGCTGGTGCATCGTGCAGATCGGTATCAACTGCCTGATCGCCCCCGCCGTCGCAGTGCTTTCCGACCGCATCCCCGAGGATGTGCGCGGCACCTATTCGGCGCTTTACGGCGCCGGCCAGATCGTGGGCATGCAGGTCGGCAATTTCGTCGGCAGCTTCTTCCTGAGCCACCTGAACACCGGCCTCGTCGTCGGCACCTGCATCTTCCTCTTCTCCGGCATCCTTACAGTCCTCATCTGGCCTCGCGAGCAGTCGGCCGAGCACAACGACAAGGCCACCTCTGCCGGCGACATCGCACGCTCCTTCATTCCCCCGACCAAGAACAGCCGCGACTTCTACCTGGCCCTCATCGGCCGCTTCACCTTCACGGTCGGCTGCTTCATGATCTCCGGATTCCAGCTCCTGATCCTTGAGCGCTACATCCATCTGAGCACCGCCGACGCAGGACACGCCACCCAGGTCATCGCCATCATCACCGTGGTGACCACCATCATCGCAGCGGCATTCTCCGGCCCCATCTCCGACTATCTGCAGCGACGCAAGGTCATCGTCTCCATCGCCTGCATCATCATCGCCTTGGGCATGTTCGTGGTATGGCTCATGCCAACGACCACAGGCATCTACATCTACGCGGCGCTTGCCGGCATCGGCAACGGCTGCTACATGTCCGTCGACCAGGCCCTCAACGTAGACGTGCTGCCCAACCCGAAGGAAGCCGGCAAGGACCTAGGAATCCTGAACCTCTCCAACACCGTCGGACAGGCCATCGCCCCTTGGTGCACTTCCCTGTTCATCAGCCTCTCCGGTGGCTATAAGGGCGTCTTCCCCGTCGCCATCGCCTTCCTGCTGGTCGGCACGATCTTCATCATGATGATCCGCAAGGTCAAGTAG